ggAGGGGGTCGCAGCCCTGGCATCCCTGTGGCAGCCCCCCAATCTCCCCCCGAGGGGATCCCCATCCcgcacccctcctcctccccagctcccagggggAGTGAGGTGATGCTGAGGGGACTGAGGGGGACGGAGGGGGTCTtgatcctcctcctcttcttcccctcccccccaacttCACCTGCAGGAGATGTTGGAGATCATGTTCTACCAGAAGATGAGTCTGGACAGCTGCCACGCGACGGTCACCGACATCAACAGCACCTGCAACAGTGAGTGACCAcccatcccccctccccccgtCACCCCTCACTCCCAGAACAGCCCCCTGAGGTCTCCCCAACACCCCTCACTCAGGGACCCACCACAGGGGGGGTCCCCCCTTCCCCAAGCCCGGCAGGGGGGCACCGAGGTGTAGGGGATGGCACCGAGGTGCAGGGGGTGGCACCAAGGTGTAGGGGGTGGCACCAAAGTGTAGGGGGTGGCACCAAGGTGTAGGGGGTGGCACCAAGGTGTGGGGTGGCACCGAGGTGTAGGGGGTGGCACCAAGGTCTGGGGTGGAACCAAGGTGTAGGGGGTGGCATCAAGGTGCAGGGGGTGGCACCGAGGTGTGGGGTGGCACCGAGGTGTAGGGGGTGGCACCAAGGTGCAGGGGGTGGCACCGAGGTGCAGGGGGTGGGACCGAGGTGTGGGGTGGCACCGAGGTGTGGGGTGGCACCGAGGTGTAGGGTTGCAGCGAGGTGTGGGGTGGGAGCTTGCGGTGACCCCCGCACCCCAAACTCCTCCCCCCTAGAGGACAAAGCTGCGCTGAGGACCCAACTGGAGCAGAGAGCCCAGGCTGAGAAGGAACTGGAGCAAAACTGCCGCAAGACCAACGACACCTTGAGCGAAGccaggaaggagcagaaaagCTGCCAGCAGGTCCTGAACGACACCCGAACCCTCTGGGAATCCACCAGAACCAACCTGGGGCTGCTGAAGGACGAGTGCAGGACCCTGAGGAGCGATGTCAGCTACACCTTCCAGCGCATCAAGGAGCTGCTCGGTCCCTACACCTGCGGTTCGgtccaggagcagctgagctggctgACCCAGCAGGCGGAGAGACTTTTCCTCTGGCAGCAGGACCGGGAGACCAAATACGTGGGGAAAAGCGTCTGTGACATGAACCTCTTCCAATCCCGCCTCAACTGCTCCCGGGAGAAGCAGgagttggaaaaaaagctgCGGGATTCCGAGAAGGAGGTgaaggggggagaggaggagaggaagaagctgctgctggagaaggagaagctgggcaaggagctggaggagaagagcAAAGCTGCGGCCCAGGTTGGGCACCTCTGGGGACAGCTCAACCTCTGCCTCAACTCCAAGGTGAGGGAGGTgtcggggtggggggggaaggacCCCAGGGCACCCCCTCTGGGGGTAAAGCTCTTGTTTTTGTAGGTGCCACGACCCACGGAcacctctctctcttttttatttgcacccctctctttttttcttttttttttgcatctttttttttttttttttttttttgcacctttctcttttctttttttggacctttcctttttttttttgtacctctttttttttcttacgcacttctctttttgttttttttttgcacccctctttctcttttttttttgcacctttctctttttttttttacacctcttttttttttcacctctctttttcttttgcacctttccctttttttttttgcacctttctcttttctttttttccaccttttttttttttttttttttgcacctttctttttttttttttgcacgTTCACTTCCCCACCCgcacccccccctcctccttgtGCCCCGCATCACACACCCCTTACTTTCTCCACCCCATTTTGGGCACGAATTTTCCCTTCCCACGTGCAATCCCCACGCCTGCTCCTTTCTTTGCACgcaccccccccctccaaacCCCCCTTGCAcacttttttttgggggggggggtttgcaCATGCATCTTCCTTTTTGCACACCCCCTCCTTTGGGTGCAACCCCGGGGGGGGGTGAAGCCCCTTTTGCTGaccccctccctttctccccccgccccccccccgcAGATGGGGGCTTTTTTCGACATCCCAGGCTTGCGGGCACCAGCGGGGGGGGGCACCCGGCCGGGACCCTTCCCCAACGCCGGCTCCTACATGGATGCTCTGAGCCAGGGCATCTTTGGGAATATGGGTGAGTCCTGGAGaaggggggttggggggggttggCTTGCAGTGGGACCGGTCCCCTGTCACCCTGGGGGGGCTCtgtgtccccccacccccccaggcaAACCCAAGCcggaggagctgcagcagtttgcacagaagatgctggagcagttcctgtCCCCACAGAAAAACCCCAGGTGAGGGAGGGGGCACTGTGGGACCCCgctgggtttgggggggggg
This region of Heliangelus exortis chromosome 28, bHelExo1.hap1, whole genome shotgun sequence genomic DNA includes:
- the PLVAP gene encoding plasmalemma vesicle-associated protein yields the protein MEKSSFAMAKFGLEGKEALPKRDCGFYVKYIFLFTSLIQFLIILGLVLFMVYGNAQAGTHTHLKVLEREVQERYNKYSLVSQRNTNLSRALNATIKEKQGLQGQLQKVKQDLEKCNSTQNPNPVPKEMLEIMFYQKMSLDSCHATVTDINSTCNKDKAALRTQLEQRAQAEKELEQNCRKTNDTLSEARKEQKSCQQVLNDTRTLWESTRTNLGLLKDECRTLRSDVSYTFQRIKELLGPYTCGSVQEQLSWLTQQAERLFLWQQDRETKYVGKSVCDMNLFQSRLNCSREKQELEKKLRDSEKEVKGGEEERKKLLLEKEKLGKELEEKSKAAAQVGHLWGQLNLCLNSKMGAFFDIPGLRAPAGGGTRPGPFPNAGSYMDALSQGIFGNMGKPKPEELQQFAQKMLEQFLSPQKNPSG